Proteins encoded within one genomic window of Ailuropoda melanoleuca isolate Jingjing chromosome 16, ASM200744v2, whole genome shotgun sequence:
- the C16H12orf54 gene encoding uncharacterized protein C12orf54 homolog has protein sequence MAQHIFQDQEQRTSRWQNRKSTDDTTRPKERQLTITEALWDQVLMAFRDIQKELQEDARIRGMSNCSMTPRSSTSGTGSVGPPDSGMVLNLRSTGDQPSRVHLHNLRR, from the exons ATGGCACAGCATATCTTCCAAGATCAAGAACAAAGGACCTCCAGGTGGCAGAATAG aaaatcCACTGATGACACAACAAGACCAAAG GAAAGACAGCTAACAATCACTGAAGCCCTGTGGGACCAA gTGCTAATGGCTTTTAGGGATATACAAAAGGAG cTGCAGGAAGATGCTCGGATTCGAG GGATGAGCAACTGCTCCATGACACCCAGGTCATCTACATCTGGGACTGG AAGTGTCGGGCCTCCAGATTCTGGGATGGTCctaaatttgagaagcactggagACCAGCCATCAAGGGTTCACCTCCACAACCTAAGAAGATAG